Proteins from a genomic interval of Ramlibacter algicola:
- the rpsG gene encoding 30S ribosomal protein S7, which yields MPRRREVPKREILPDPKFGNVELAKFMNVIMQGGKKAVAERIVYGAIDHIEKKNPGRDPVEAFTMAINNVKPMVEVKSRRVGGANYQVPVEVRPVRRLALSMRWIKEAAKKRGEKSMALRLANEIMEATEGRGGAMKKRDEVHRMAEANKAFSHFRF from the coding sequence ATGCCACGTCGTCGCGAAGTCCCCAAGCGTGAAATCCTGCCGGATCCCAAGTTCGGCAATGTCGAGCTCGCCAAGTTCATGAACGTCATCATGCAAGGCGGCAAGAAGGCGGTGGCCGAGCGCATCGTCTACGGTGCCATCGACCACATCGAGAAGAAGAACCCTGGCCGCGACCCGGTCGAGGCGTTCACCATGGCCATCAACAACGTCAAGCCGATGGTCGAGGTGAAGTCCCGCCGCGTCGGTGGCGCCAACTACCAGGTGCCGGTGGAAGTGCGCCCGGTGCGCCGCCTGGCGCTGTCGATGCGCTGGATCAAGGAAGCCGCCAAGAAGCGCGGCGAGAAGTCCATGGCCCTGCGCCTGGCCAACGAGATCATGGAAGCCACGGAAGGCCGTGGCGGCGCCATGAAGAAGCGCGACGAAGTGCACCGCATGGCCGAGGCGAACAAGGCCTTCAGCCACTTCCGCTTCTAA
- a CDS encoding alpha/beta hydrolase, protein MNTFTRRLQVPGAAGALEVLRDDPDGPTQGVAFLAHPHPLFGGTMDNKVVQTMARAFVQGGWSSVRFNFRGVGGSAGVHDEGRGEADDMRLLVAHFAPEGPIALGGFSFGAFVASQVLASVWDTREVRKIVLVGTAASRFSVSAIPLEAHDRTLVVHGEEDDTVPLQSVLDWARPQALPVSVVPGGGHFFHGQLPLLKSLVARHLRS, encoded by the coding sequence ATGAATACCTTCACCCGCCGCCTGCAGGTGCCCGGCGCCGCCGGTGCGCTCGAAGTGCTGCGCGACGACCCGGACGGCCCCACGCAGGGCGTCGCCTTCCTGGCGCATCCGCACCCGCTGTTCGGCGGCACGATGGACAACAAGGTCGTGCAGACGATGGCGCGCGCTTTCGTGCAGGGCGGCTGGTCGTCGGTGCGGTTCAACTTCCGTGGCGTCGGCGGCAGCGCCGGCGTGCACGACGAGGGCCGTGGCGAGGCCGACGACATGCGCCTGCTGGTCGCGCACTTCGCGCCCGAGGGCCCGATCGCGCTGGGGGGCTTCTCGTTCGGCGCGTTCGTCGCCAGCCAGGTGCTGGCGTCCGTGTGGGACACGCGCGAGGTGCGCAAGATCGTCCTCGTGGGCACGGCCGCCTCGCGGTTCTCCGTGTCGGCCATCCCGCTGGAGGCGCACGACCGCACCCTGGTGGTCCACGGTGAGGAAGATGACACGGTGCCGTTGCAATCCGTCCTGGACTGGGCGCGTCCGCAGGCCCTTCCCGTCAGCGTCGTGCCCGGTGGCGGGCACTTCTTTCACGGACAATTGCCGCTCCTGAAGTCCCTGGTGGCACGCCACCTCCGTTCCTGA
- a CDS encoding (2Fe-2S) ferredoxin domain-containing protein, whose translation MSDASRPSYYERHIFFCTNKRTNGENCCADHNAQEGFDRCKAQVKAQGLAGPGKVRVNKAGCLDRCSAGPVCVVYPEAVWYTYVDAQDIDEIVESHLKQGRVVDRLLTPPHLGR comes from the coding sequence ATGAGCGATGCATCCCGCCCCTCGTACTACGAGCGGCACATCTTCTTCTGCACCAACAAGCGCACCAACGGCGAGAACTGCTGCGCCGACCACAACGCGCAGGAAGGCTTCGACCGCTGCAAGGCGCAGGTCAAGGCACAGGGGCTGGCCGGTCCCGGCAAGGTCCGCGTCAACAAGGCCGGCTGCCTGGACCGCTGCTCGGCCGGCCCGGTGTGCGTGGTGTACCCCGAGGCCGTCTGGTACACGTACGTGGACGCGCAGGACATCGACGAGATCGTCGAGTCGCACCTGAAGCAGGGGCGCGTCGTCGATCGCCTGCTCACGCCGCCGCACCTGGGGCGCTGA
- a CDS encoding CopD family protein yields MLWVKALHIVFVASWFAGLFYLPRIYVNLAMVEPGSLAERERLLLMARKLLRFTTLLAVPALGLGLWLWLGYGIGRGTGWMHAKLGVVLLVVGYHHACVLLLRKFERGANTRNHRWYRWFNEAPVLLLLAAVVLVVVKPF; encoded by the coding sequence GTCGCGAGCTGGTTCGCCGGCCTGTTCTACCTGCCGAGGATCTACGTGAACCTCGCGATGGTCGAGCCCGGATCGCTGGCCGAGCGCGAACGGCTGCTGCTGATGGCCCGCAAGCTGCTGCGCTTCACGACGCTGCTCGCCGTGCCCGCGCTGGGCTTGGGCCTCTGGCTGTGGCTCGGCTATGGCATCGGGCGTGGAACCGGCTGGATGCACGCCAAGCTCGGCGTCGTGCTGCTGGTGGTCGGGTACCACCACGCGTGCGTGCTCCTGCTGCGCAAATTCGAGCGTGGCGCCAACACGCGCAACCACCGCTGGTACCGCTGGTTCAACGAGGCACCGGTGCTGCTGCTGCTCGCCGCCGTGGTGCTGGTGGTCGTCAAGCCGTTCTGA
- the rpsL gene encoding 30S ribosomal protein S12 has product MPTINQLVRHGREVEKTKSKSPAMQNSPQRRGVCTRVYTTTPKKPNSALRKVAKVRLTNGFEVISYIGGEGHNLQEHSVVLVRGGRVKDLPGVRYHIVRGSLDLQGVKDRKQSRSKYGAKRPKKA; this is encoded by the coding sequence ATGCCAACCATCAACCAACTCGTGCGTCACGGGCGGGAGGTCGAGAAGACCAAATCCAAGTCGCCCGCGATGCAGAACAGCCCGCAGCGCCGTGGCGTGTGCACCCGCGTGTACACCACGACGCCGAAGAAGCCGAACTCGGCGCTTCGCAAGGTCGCCAAGGTGCGCCTGACCAACGGTTTCGAGGTCATCTCGTACATCGGCGGTGAAGGCCACAACCTGCAGGAGCACTCGGTGGTGCTCGTGCGCGGCGGCCGCGTGAAGGACCTGCCGGGCGTGCGCTACCACATCGTCCGCGGCTCCCTCGACCTGCAGGGCGTCAAGGATCGCAAGCAGTCCCGCTCCAAGTACGGCGCCAAGCGCCCGAAGAAGGCCTAA
- a CDS encoding VanZ family protein: MEGRKTSAWPLAQAYAVLIVYASLYPFSGWRDQGIAPWAFLASPWPKYWTAFDLLANVAGYAPLGVLLALAVLRRASAASGGGIGRAVGLATLAAAVLALAMEGIQSYLPERVPSNLDAALNTLGAALGACVAGALERWGAVDHWSRFRVRWFVDEARGALVLLALWPFALLFPAAVPLGLGQVLERLEAALGEWLADTPFLGWLPVRDVELQPLVPSAELACVALGVLAPCLLAHSVMRSVGRRATATLVLVLVGVGVTALSAALSWGPSHAWAWLSLPVRVGLVAGLVLALLLLALPRRGSAAVLLLALALHLSLLNQAPTSAYFAHTLQAWEQGRFIRFHGLAQWLGWLWPYAVLVYVLVRLSTREPAPRIPQ; encoded by the coding sequence ATGGAAGGCCGCAAGACATCCGCCTGGCCGCTGGCGCAGGCGTATGCAGTCCTGATCGTCTACGCGAGCCTGTACCCGTTCAGTGGCTGGCGCGACCAGGGCATCGCGCCCTGGGCCTTCCTCGCCAGCCCCTGGCCCAAGTACTGGACGGCGTTCGACCTGCTGGCCAATGTCGCCGGCTACGCCCCGCTCGGGGTGCTGCTGGCCCTGGCCGTGTTGCGGCGCGCTTCGGCGGCGTCGGGTGGCGGCATCGGCCGCGCGGTCGGCCTGGCCACGCTCGCCGCGGCGGTGCTCGCGCTGGCGATGGAGGGCATCCAGAGCTACCTGCCCGAACGCGTGCCGTCCAACCTGGATGCCGCGCTGAACACCCTGGGCGCTGCGCTCGGGGCCTGCGTGGCGGGCGCGCTCGAGCGCTGGGGCGCGGTGGACCACTGGAGCCGGTTCCGCGTCCGCTGGTTCGTCGACGAGGCCCGTGGCGCGCTCGTCCTGCTGGCGTTGTGGCCGTTCGCCCTGCTGTTCCCCGCCGCCGTGCCGCTGGGGCTGGGCCAGGTGCTGGAGCGGCTCGAGGCGGCGCTCGGCGAGTGGCTGGCCGACACGCCGTTCCTCGGCTGGCTGCCCGTGCGCGACGTCGAACTGCAGCCGCTGGTCCCCAGCGCGGAGCTCGCGTGCGTCGCGCTCGGGGTGCTGGCGCCCTGCCTGCTGGCGCACTCCGTGATGCGGTCTGTCGGTCGGCGGGCGACGGCGACGCTCGTGCTGGTGCTGGTCGGCGTCGGCGTGACCGCGCTGTCCGCTGCACTGAGCTGGGGGCCTTCCCATGCCTGGGCATGGCTCAGCCTGCCGGTGCGCGTCGGGCTCGTCGCCGGCCTGGTCCTGGCGCTCTTGCTGCTGGCGCTGCCACGTCGTGGCAGCGCCGCCGTGCTGCTGCTGGCGCTGGCGCTGCACCTGAGCCTGTTGAACCAGGCCCCGACGAGCGCTTACTTCGCGCACACGTTGCAGGCGTGGGAGCAGGGGCGCTTCATCCGCTTCCACGGGCTCGCGCAGTGGCTGGGGTGGCTCTGGCCTTACGCGGTGCTGGTCTACGTGCTCGTGCGCCTGTCCACGCGCGAGCCCGCTCCTAGAATCCCCCAATGA
- a CDS encoding D-alanyl-D-alanine carboxypeptidase family protein, giving the protein MTRFAKALFAPLLALFCLAAAAQVPQPPEIAARSYLLMDVSANQVLAGRDVDNPVEPASLTKLMTQYLVFDALRAKKVSLQQTLPVSVRAWKMPGSRMFIDPKMQVPVDDLIKGMIVQSGNDATVALAEGVGGSVEHFVELMNQQAKALGMKNTSYKNPEGLTTPGHTTTARDLSILATRLMQDFPEYLHYYAIKKYRYQGTPTANDTNRNLLLFRDPTVDGLKTGHTDAAGYCLIATAKRDFPNLQGRRLLSIVLGTGSEEARANESQKLLNWGFTAFEGIKLFDANQAVATPEIWKGTSNTAKLGRPQPVVVAVPAGTAAQLKTAVARPDPLVAPLAKGQPVGSLKVLAGDKVVAEVPLVALEAVDQAGVLGRAWDAVRLWVK; this is encoded by the coding sequence ATGACCCGATTCGCCAAGGCGCTGTTCGCGCCCTTGCTGGCCCTTTTCTGCCTGGCCGCCGCGGCCCAGGTTCCGCAACCCCCCGAGATCGCCGCCCGCAGCTACCTGCTGATGGACGTCAGCGCCAACCAGGTGCTGGCCGGGCGCGACGTCGACAACCCGGTCGAACCTGCGTCGCTCACCAAGCTGATGACGCAGTACCTGGTGTTCGACGCCTTGCGCGCCAAGAAGGTGTCGCTGCAGCAGACGCTGCCCGTGAGCGTGCGCGCCTGGAAGATGCCCGGCTCGCGCATGTTCATCGACCCGAAGATGCAGGTGCCGGTCGACGACCTGATCAAGGGGATGATCGTGCAGTCGGGCAACGACGCGACCGTGGCCCTGGCGGAAGGCGTCGGCGGCTCGGTCGAGCACTTCGTCGAGCTCATGAACCAGCAGGCGAAGGCGCTGGGCATGAAGAACACCTCGTACAAGAACCCCGAGGGCCTGACGACGCCGGGGCACACCACCACGGCGCGCGACCTGAGCATCCTGGCCACGCGGCTGATGCAGGACTTCCCGGAGTACCTGCACTACTACGCGATCAAGAAGTACCGCTACCAGGGCACGCCGACGGCCAACGACACCAACCGCAACCTGCTGCTGTTCCGCGATCCGACGGTGGACGGCCTGAAGACCGGCCACACCGACGCCGCCGGCTACTGCCTGATCGCCACCGCCAAGCGCGACTTCCCGAACCTGCAGGGCCGCCGCCTGCTGTCGATCGTGCTGGGCACCGGCAGCGAGGAAGCGCGCGCCAACGAATCGCAGAAGCTGCTGAACTGGGGCTTCACCGCCTTCGAGGGCATCAAGCTGTTCGACGCCAACCAGGCGGTCGCGACGCCCGAGATCTGGAAGGGCACGTCCAACACGGCCAAGCTGGGCCGTCCGCAGCCGGTCGTCGTCGCCGTGCCGGCGGGCACTGCCGCGCAACTGAAGACCGCGGTCGCGCGGCCCGACCCGCTGGTCGCTCCGCTGGCCAAGGGCCAGCCGGTCGGCTCGCTGAAGGTGCTGGCCGGCGACAAGGTCGTCGCCGAAGTGCCGCTCGTGGCGCTGGAGGCGGTGGACCAGGCCGGCGTGCTTGGTCGGGCCTGGGACGCGGTGCGACTCTGGGTCAAGTGA